Within Blattabacterium cuenoti, the genomic segment TTATCTTCTCATTAAAGGTTCTAGAAAAAACTATTTAGAAAGTATAATAGATTTAATCTAAATTTGTTGTAGATTTATATCTTAAAGATTAAATTTGTATGCGAAAAAAACTTCATAATTCATAAAATTTTTCTTTTATGAAAGAAATTACCACAGAAACCTATTTGAAGTGGTTTAAAGATATGTCTTTTTGGAGAAAATTTGAGGACAAATGTCGTTCCCTATATTTAAAACAGAAAATAAGAGGTTTTTTGCATTTATATAACGGGCAAGAGGCACTTCCTGCAGGATTAATTCATGCTATGGATTTATCTAAAGATAAAATGATAACGGCTTACCGATGTCATATTTTTCCCATTTCTATGGGAGTGGATCCAAAAAAAATCATGGCAGAACTTTTAGGAAAATCTACAGGAACTTCTCACGGAATGGGAGGTTCTATGCATATATTCAGTAAAAAACATCGTTTTTATGGAGGACATGGAATAGTAGGAGGTCAAATTCCATTAGGAGCTGGAATTGCTTTTGCCGATAAATATTTTAACAGAGATTCTGTAACTATTACACTTATGGGAGATGGGGCTGTAAGACAAGGTTCTTTACATGAAACTTTTAATATGTCCATGATATGGAAACTTCCTGTTGTTTTCATATGCGAAAATAATCAATATGCTATGGGAACATCTGTAAAAAGAAGCACCAATATGAAAGAAATTTATCAAATAGGTTTTGCATATGGAATGCCATCTTATCCTGTAGATGGAATGGATCCTGAAAAAATAGCAAAAATAGCTTTTTCTGCTATTGAAAGAGCTAGAAGGGGAGATGGTTCTACATTTATAGAAGTTAAGACTTACAGATATAGAGGTCATTCAATGTCTGATGCAGAATCATATCGTAGTAAGGAAGAAATTCATTTCTATAAAAAAAAGGATCCCATTTTGAAATTAAAAAATATTATTATTAGAAATCAATGGGAAACTATAGAAAATCTAAATTCTATTGAAAATGAAATAAAAAAAGAAGTAGAATCTTGTGTTGAATTTGCAGAAAAATCGGATCCTCCTTCTTTAGAAGAAATGTATAATGTTGTTTATAACGAGACAAATTATCCTTTTTTAGATAAAGTGATCCAGTGATTCGATTTTATTCATTCCATCCATACATACATATAAAGAAACAGAAGAAAACAAAACATAGGAGGAGTAGAGTAATATAGTAAAGTAACATACATAATAAATAATATATAAAATAAATATCTGAAAAAAAAGAATGGCAGAAATAATATCCATGCCCCAATTAAGTGACACAATGGAAGAGGGAACAGTTGTCAAATGGAATAAAAAGGTAGGAGACAAAGTTTCAGAAGGAGATATTTTGGCGGAAATAGAAACGGATAAAGCGACTCAAGATTTTGAAATTGATGTTAGTGGAATTCTCCTTTTTATAGGGGTAAAAGAAGGAGAAAAAACACGTGTTAATGAGACACTCGCTATCATTGGAAAAGAAGGAGAAGATATCAGTTTTCTTTTGTCTGAGTTAAAGAAAGAAAAAAAAAGTGAAGAAGAAGAAAAAGGAAAGAGAAGATTTATATCTCCTGTAGCAAAAAAAATGGCAAAAAAAATAGGAATTCCTATAAATAAAATAAAAGGAAGTGGAGAAAGAGGTCGTATCATTAAAAGAGATGTTGAAACATACGATAAAAATTTTAATCCTACTAAAGAGAAAGAGGAAGAAATGAAGATAAAAATAGAATCACGATATCCTCATTCTTCAATGAGAAAAAAAATTGCAACACATTTAACAAATTCTAAATTCACGGCTCCTCATTATTATTTAGTAATTGAGATTAATGTAGAAAAAATGATACAATTAAGAAAAAGTTTGAATGAAAAACTTTCTACAGAAGAGAGGATCTCTTTCAATGATATTATTATTAAAGCAGTTTCTATATCTTTGAAAGATCATCCTAATGTAAATGCTTCATGGAAAAAAGAAGAAATTATATATCATCCTTATATTCACATTGGAGTAGCCGTCTCTGTAAAAGATGGATTAATAGTTCCAGTAATTAAAAATACTGATCAAAAATCATTACTTCAAATATCTAAAGAAATAAAAGATAAAGTATTTCGTTCTAAATCAAAGAAAATACAACCAGAAGAAATAGAAAATAGTACGTTTACAGTTTCTAACTTGGGAATGTACGGAATTGAATTTTTTACTTCTATAATTAATATCCCTAATTCATCTATTCTTTCTGTAGGAGCTATTATGGAAAAACCTATTGTTAAAAATTCAAAAATAGAAATAGGACATGTTATGAAAATAACTCTATCTTGCGATCACAGGATTATAGATGGAACAACAGGAAGTAGTTATCTTCAGACATTAAAGAAAATGTTAGAAGATCCTATTACTATATTAGTTTAGTTTTATGTTTTTTTTATCCTTCTTTTTTCTTTGGAAAAAGATAGGATATAAGAATTGTAGATAAAAATATAATAGAAGGAAAAAATGTAAAAAATCTTTCATAGAAAAGAAAAGTCTTTTTTTTGTCTAAAAAATAAAAAATAAGTTTTACTCCAAGTATGATGATCACATAAAAAGCGGAATCTTTCAAAAGAGGTTTTTTTTCCATTATTTTCACAAATACTTGAGTAATCCATCTCGTAGACAAAATTCCTATAAAAATACCTAAAAAAATTAAAATACAATTTTCTGATAAAGAAACAGCTGCAAAAATGTTATCAATAGAAAAAGATAAATCCATTATTTCTATACTAAGAATTGTTTTCCAAAACGAATTTATGTTTTTCTTGTTATTTAAATTTTCTTTCTTTTTCTTGTTTTTGGAGAAGAAATATCTGCCCCCAAGATAAATTAAATAAATTCCTCCTAATGGCTTTAACCACCATATTTGAATTAATTTATATGCAAATATTAAACAAACACTCCTAAAAAAATAAGCTCCAAAAATACCATATTTTATAGCTTTTTTTCTATCTTCTTTTTTTATGTCCATCATCATAGATGCTAATAATGCTGCATTATCTATTGATAAAATACTTTCTATAAAAAAAATATTACCTACAGTGTAAATAGAAACTATAGGATGATCAATAATATTTTGAATGTCATTTTTTACAATGAATGAAATCATAATTCATTTAAAATGAACTTTGCAATTTCAATAAATTTCTGTAAGTACCTTGTTTTGAAATCAAATATTTATGTTTTCCTTGTTCTATAATTTTTCCTTTTTCTAATACAATAATATGATCTGCATTTCGTCTGAGAGTAGAAGATAATCTATGAGCTATTACTAATAAAGTTCGGTTTTTCATCATATGATTTAAAGCTTTCTGTACAGCTATTTCAGATTCTGTATCTAGAGAAGAAGTCGCCTCATCTAGTATCAGAATAGGAGGATTTTTTAATACGGCTCTTGCAATGCTAATTCTTTGTTTCTGCCCCAGAGATAATTTGTTTCCATTGTATCCAATAACTGTATTATATTCTTTTGGAAGTTTCTTAATAAAACAATGTGCATTTGCAATTTTAGCTGCTTGTATTATAGAATCCATAGAAACTATTTCTTCTACACCTAATGCAATATTATTGAAAACAGAATCATTAAAAAGAACTGGTTCTTGAGTAACCATTCCTAATAATCTTCTATAATCTCTAGTATTTAAACATTTGATATTGATTCCATCAATAGTAATCTCTCCAGAAGAAACATCATAAAAATTAGCAAGTAAATTTGCAATAGTAGATTTTCCACTTCCAGATTTTCCTACTAAAGCTATAGTTTTTCCTTTTTTTATAGTAAAATTTAAGTTTTGAATTAGAACTAATTTGTTATATGTGAATGAGACATTCCGAAACAAAATTTCATCTTCAAAATGAAAAATTGATTGAGATCTTTTTTTTTCATTTGAAACACATTTAGT encodes:
- the pdhA gene encoding pyruvate dehydrogenase (acetyl-transferring) E1 component subunit alpha, giving the protein MKEITTETYLKWFKDMSFWRKFEDKCRSLYLKQKIRGFLHLYNGQEALPAGLIHAMDLSKDKMITAYRCHIFPISMGVDPKKIMAELLGKSTGTSHGMGGSMHIFSKKHRFYGGHGIVGGQIPLGAGIAFADKYFNRDSVTITLMGDGAVRQGSLHETFNMSMIWKLPVVFICENNQYAMGTSVKRSTNMKEIYQIGFAYGMPSYPVDGMDPEKIAKIAFSAIERARRGDGSTFIEVKTYRYRGHSMSDAESYRSKEEIHFYKKKDPILKLKNIIIRNQWETIENLNSIENEIKKEVESCVEFAEKSDPPSLEEMYNVVYNETNYPFLDKVIQ
- a CDS encoding dihydrolipoamide acetyltransferase family protein; the protein is MAEIISMPQLSDTMEEGTVVKWNKKVGDKVSEGDILAEIETDKATQDFEIDVSGILLFIGVKEGEKTRVNETLAIIGKEGEDISFLLSELKKEKKSEEEEKGKRRFISPVAKKMAKKIGIPINKIKGSGERGRIIKRDVETYDKNFNPTKEKEEEMKIKIESRYPHSSMRKKIATHLTNSKFTAPHYYLVIEINVEKMIQLRKSLNEKLSTEERISFNDIIIKAVSISLKDHPNVNASWKKEEIIYHPYIHIGVAVSVKDGLIVPVIKNTDQKSLLQISKEIKDKVFRSKSKKIQPEEIENSTFTVSNLGMYGIEFFTSIINIPNSSILSVGAIMEKPIVKNSKIEIGHVMKITLSCDHRIIDGTTGSSYLQTLKKMLEDPITILV
- a CDS encoding DUF475 domain-containing protein; amino-acid sequence: MISFIVKNDIQNIIDHPIVSIYTVGNIFFIESILSIDNAALLASMMMDIKKEDRKKAIKYGIFGAYFFRSVCLIFAYKLIQIWWLKPLGGIYLIYLGGRYFFSKNKKKKENLNNKKNINSFWKTILSIEIMDLSFSIDNIFAAVSLSENCILIFLGIFIGILSTRWITQVFVKIMEKKPLLKDSAFYVIIILGVKLIFYFLDKKKTFLFYERFFTFFPSIIFLSTILISYLFPKKKEG